A genomic window from Cupriavidus basilensis includes:
- a CDS encoding bifunctional acetate--CoA ligase family protein/GNAT family N-acetyltransferase, protein MSIRNLEHLFHPRSVAVIGASTRPHSVGATVLANLCASGFAGPVYAVNPKYRALEGRPCYRCVAALPDTPELAVICTPPHTVPGLIAELGERGTLAAVVLTAGMARADGAGGQTQQDAMLGAARPHLLRILGPNCVGLLVPGLGLNASFAHAPPLPGKLAFVSQSGALTTAVLDWARSRQIGFSHFVSLGDSADVDVADVLDYLGSDPGTQAILLYVEALRSGRKFMSAARAAARNKPVLIIKAGRVPEGAKAATSHTGALAGADDIYDAAIRRAGMLRVDSTEDMFDAVETLARARPLAGDRLAIMTNGGGAGVMATDALMLGGGRMATLGDDTLKLLDAALPPTWSHGNPVDIVGDAPVERYVDTLKRLAADPGSDAILMIHAPTAIVPSSDIAIALTCALTSASTPTAPATPSTVSHPVFTSWLGGDSVTRARQICRHAGLPTYDTPEQAVRGFLQAVAYRRNQELLMETPASVPPGPDPDSERARQCIRDALATGRSMLTEPEARTVLTAYGIPVVETRTAADIDAAVAAAEGIGFPVVAKILSRDITHKSDVGGVALDLQSAGQVRQALERMEARIRSERPGARLDGFTVQRMIRRQGAFELILGATTDPVFGPVVLFGHGGTAAERIADRAIALPPLNVNLARDLVGRTRVAKLLAGYRDQPPIRHDALYQVLIQLSQLLCDLPEITELDINPLLADGAGVLALDTRIGVATATQPGAARLAIRPYPKELEKTVTWHGAPLQLRPVHPEDEPAYQAFFAAMAPEDIRMRFFCMIRQPPHSQLARMTQIDYAREMAFVAVGAATGGQPAILGEVRAVADPDNQRAEFAVAVRSDCKRQGIGSLLLGKMVAYCRTRGTRELVGTTLATNRAMLRLAESCGIHVLRTGQPASDGVELRLLLTGSNSGNGP, encoded by the coding sequence ATGAGCATTCGTAACCTGGAACATCTGTTTCATCCGCGCTCGGTCGCGGTGATCGGGGCGTCCACACGACCGCACAGCGTAGGGGCCACCGTGCTTGCCAACCTCTGTGCCAGCGGCTTCGCCGGCCCGGTGTATGCGGTGAACCCAAAGTACCGCGCGCTGGAAGGCCGGCCTTGCTATCGCTGCGTCGCCGCGCTGCCCGATACGCCCGAACTAGCAGTGATCTGCACGCCGCCCCACACGGTGCCGGGCCTGATCGCCGAACTGGGCGAACGCGGCACCCTGGCCGCCGTGGTTCTTACCGCGGGCATGGCGCGAGCGGACGGCGCGGGCGGACAAACCCAGCAGGATGCAATGCTCGGCGCCGCCAGGCCGCATCTGCTGCGCATCCTTGGCCCCAACTGCGTGGGGCTGCTCGTGCCGGGCCTGGGGTTGAACGCCAGCTTTGCGCACGCGCCGCCCCTGCCCGGCAAGCTGGCCTTCGTCTCGCAGTCCGGCGCGCTGACCACGGCGGTGCTGGACTGGGCAAGATCGCGCCAGATCGGCTTTTCTCACTTTGTCTCGCTCGGGGACAGCGCCGACGTCGACGTGGCGGACGTGCTCGACTATCTCGGCAGCGACCCGGGCACCCAGGCGATTCTGCTGTATGTGGAAGCGCTCAGGTCCGGGCGCAAGTTCATGTCCGCAGCGCGCGCGGCTGCCCGCAACAAGCCAGTGCTGATCATCAAGGCCGGCCGGGTGCCAGAAGGCGCGAAAGCAGCAACCTCGCATACCGGAGCCCTGGCTGGCGCCGACGATATCTACGACGCGGCGATCCGCCGGGCCGGCATGTTGCGTGTGGACAGCACCGAGGACATGTTCGACGCAGTGGAAACGCTCGCTCGCGCGCGCCCGCTCGCCGGCGATCGCCTGGCGATCATGACCAACGGTGGCGGCGCTGGCGTGATGGCCACCGATGCCTTGATGCTTGGCGGTGGCCGGATGGCCACCCTGGGAGACGACACGCTGAAGTTGCTGGACGCGGCCTTGCCACCAACCTGGTCGCACGGGAACCCCGTCGACATCGTTGGGGACGCTCCCGTCGAACGTTACGTCGACACCTTGAAGCGACTTGCGGCGGACCCCGGCAGCGATGCAATCCTGATGATCCACGCTCCCACGGCGATCGTGCCAAGCAGCGACATCGCCATTGCCCTCACCTGCGCCCTCACCAGCGCCAGCACGCCAACTGCGCCGGCCACACCGTCGACGGTATCGCACCCCGTCTTCACAAGCTGGCTCGGCGGCGACTCGGTGACCCGCGCCCGCCAGATCTGCCGGCACGCCGGCCTTCCCACCTACGACACACCGGAGCAGGCCGTGCGCGGCTTCTTGCAGGCCGTGGCCTACCGCCGCAACCAGGAACTGCTGATGGAAACGCCGGCATCGGTTCCGCCCGGCCCCGATCCCGACAGCGAACGGGCGCGACAGTGCATCCGCGACGCGCTCGCCACTGGCCGGTCGATGCTGACCGAACCCGAAGCCCGCACGGTCCTGACCGCCTACGGCATCCCTGTGGTGGAAACCCGGACCGCTGCCGATATCGATGCCGCCGTCGCCGCCGCCGAAGGCATCGGCTTTCCGGTTGTCGCCAAGATCCTGTCGCGAGACATCACGCACAAGTCCGATGTCGGTGGCGTGGCGCTGGACCTGCAGTCTGCCGGCCAGGTACGGCAGGCCCTGGAGCGCATGGAAGCCCGCATTCGCAGCGAACGGCCCGGGGCGCGCCTGGATGGCTTCACGGTACAGCGCATGATCCGCCGGCAGGGTGCTTTCGAATTGATCCTGGGCGCCACCACCGATCCGGTGTTCGGCCCTGTGGTGCTGTTTGGACACGGCGGCACCGCCGCCGAGCGCATCGCCGACCGTGCCATTGCCCTGCCGCCGCTGAATGTCAACCTGGCAAGGGATCTTGTCGGCCGCACGCGCGTTGCGAAGCTGCTTGCGGGCTATCGGGACCAGCCGCCGATCCGCCATGACGCCCTGTACCAGGTCCTGATCCAGCTGTCACAACTGCTATGCGACCTGCCGGAAATCACCGAACTCGATATCAATCCGCTGCTGGCCGACGGCGCTGGCGTACTGGCCCTGGATACGCGTATCGGCGTGGCCACAGCCACGCAGCCTGGCGCCGCCCGCCTTGCCATCCGGCCTTATCCCAAGGAACTGGAGAAGACTGTGACGTGGCACGGCGCACCGTTGCAATTGCGCCCCGTGCATCCCGAAGACGAGCCCGCCTACCAGGCCTTCTTTGCCGCCATGGCGCCGGAGGACATCCGCATGCGTTTCTTCTGCATGATCCGCCAACCGCCGCACAGCCAGCTCGCACGAATGACCCAGATCGACTACGCCCGCGAGATGGCATTCGTCGCCGTCGGAGCGGCAACCGGCGGGCAGCCGGCCATCCTGGGCGAAGTGCGGGCCGTGGCCGACCCCGACAACCAGCGCGCTGAGTTCGCCGTGGCGGTGCGCTCCGATTGCAAGCGCCAGGGCATCGGCAGCCTGCTGCTGGGCAAGATGGTGGCCTACTGCCGCACACGCGGCACGCGGGAGCTGGTCGGGACCACGCTGGCAACCAACAGGGCGATGCTCAGGCTCGCCGAAAGCTGCGGTATCCACGTGCTGCGCACTGGCCAGCCTGCCAGCGACGGCGTGGAACTCCGTCTCTTGCTGACGGGGTCGAACTCAGGCAATGGGCCATGA
- a CDS encoding Hsp20/alpha crystallin family protein, whose product MSNLRIHDPLSIEPVGDMLQGMLRAFRGNYEGGFAFKVDVTESDKAYNVVAEIPGARKEDIEVSVDRGTVMISAKVEKSSEQKEGERVIRRERYSGSMQRAFTLDSSVDESKVDASYENGVLRVVLPKKEASPQQRVTIR is encoded by the coding sequence ATGAGCAATCTCAGGATTCACGATCCGCTGTCGATCGAACCGGTTGGGGACATGCTGCAGGGCATGTTGCGCGCGTTTCGCGGCAACTATGAAGGAGGATTCGCGTTCAAGGTCGATGTGACCGAGTCTGACAAGGCCTACAACGTCGTCGCCGAGATTCCCGGCGCCAGGAAGGAAGATATCGAAGTATCCGTCGATCGCGGCACGGTGATGATCTCGGCCAAGGTGGAAAAGTCTTCCGAGCAGAAGGAAGGCGAACGGGTGATCCGGCGTGAGCGCTACAGTGGCTCGATGCAACGCGCCTTTACCCTGGACAGTTCCGTGGACGAAAGCAAGGTGGATGCCAGCTACGAGAACGGTGTCCTGCGGGTGGTACTGCCCAAGAAGGAAGCCTCGCCGCAGCAGCGTGTGACGATCCGCTGA
- a CDS encoding YgaP-like transmembrane domain, with product MQSSTIVVGLALIGLAVTGTIGGWGWIGVIPVLTGLIRNCPLYSLPGLGRKPRLIRPACRPRPLAAGVRGRKRSQR from the coding sequence GTGCAATCCAGCACAATCGTTGTCGGCCTGGCCCTGATCGGCCTTGCCGTCACCGGCACGATCGGCGGCTGGGGATGGATCGGCGTGATCCCGGTCCTGACTGGGCTCATCCGCAACTGCCCCCTCTACAGCCTGCCCGGCCTCGGGCGGAAACCCCGACTGATCCGGCCGGCCTGCCGCCCGCGGCCCCTGGCGGCAGGCGTGCGCGGCCGGAAGAGGTCGCAGCGCTGA
- a CDS encoding ABC transporter permease, whose amino-acid sequence MPGILKLAYKLLVNDRAKFTGLLVGITFAVFLMIEMTSLFAGVLNRSSSTVYNIGASIWVMDPAVNTVANTIGMPDYMLDAVRSIEGVKFAVPLYSGGALVRLRSGTYQPVTVVGIDDASLFGRPDVLNGRIEDIYAENAFLVVKDAEFNKLENPAVGTEFEINDNRGVIVGIAQVSTTGLFGVPTLYTTYQRAIQYLPTTRYTISYILVEPKSVADVTRIQREVQRLGYRALTKAQFIQRISDFYKYQTGLGTNILLMTVISFIVGLSISGQTFYTFILENLEKFGALKAIGAKGHELVAMIVFQAAFTALTGYGLGIGLCAILIRLARLRIPDYAAMITFYNLGLALVMVIVIAAVSGYIGVRKVLRIEPFDIFRG is encoded by the coding sequence GTGCCCGGTATCCTCAAACTCGCCTACAAGCTGCTCGTCAACGACCGGGCCAAGTTCACTGGCTTGCTGGTCGGGATCACATTCGCGGTGTTTCTGATGATCGAGATGACCTCGCTGTTTGCCGGCGTGCTCAATCGCTCGTCATCGACCGTGTACAACATCGGGGCGAGCATCTGGGTCATGGACCCGGCGGTCAATACCGTGGCCAACACCATCGGCATGCCGGACTACATGCTCGATGCCGTGCGCAGTATCGAGGGCGTCAAGTTTGCAGTCCCGCTCTACTCGGGCGGTGCGCTGGTGCGTCTCAGGAGCGGCACCTACCAGCCAGTGACCGTGGTTGGCATTGATGACGCCAGCCTGTTCGGGCGGCCCGACGTGCTCAATGGCAGGATCGAGGATATCTACGCCGAGAACGCCTTCCTGGTCGTCAAGGATGCCGAATTCAACAAGCTGGAGAACCCGGCGGTCGGCACCGAGTTCGAGATCAACGATAACCGCGGCGTCATTGTCGGGATTGCACAGGTCTCCACCACGGGCCTGTTTGGTGTGCCCACGCTCTACACGACCTACCAGCGCGCCATCCAGTACCTGCCGACCACGCGCTATACGATCTCCTACATTCTCGTGGAGCCCAAGTCCGTGGCGGACGTCACGCGTATCCAGCGGGAAGTGCAACGGCTAGGCTACCGCGCGCTCACCAAGGCGCAGTTCATCCAGCGCATCTCGGATTTCTACAAATACCAGACCGGGCTCGGCACCAATATCCTGCTGATGACCGTGATCAGCTTTATCGTCGGGCTGTCGATCTCCGGGCAGACGTTCTACACCTTTATCCTCGAGAACCTGGAGAAATTCGGCGCACTCAAGGCCATCGGCGCCAAGGGGCACGAACTGGTGGCGATGATCGTGTTCCAGGCGGCTTTCACCGCGCTGACCGGCTACGGCCTGGGCATTGGGCTGTGCGCCATCCTGATCCGCCTGGCGCGGCTGCGTATCCCCGACTACGCCGCCATGATCACGTTCTATAACCTGGGCCTCGCACTGGTGATGGTGATCGTGATCGCGGCCGTGTCCGGTTATATCGGCGTGCGCAAGGTGCTGCGCATCGAACCCTTCGACATCTTCCGGGGGTAA
- a CDS encoding ABC transporter ATP-binding protein, producing the protein MPRVAIAAKALDKWFGEGEARTNALRQVTFEAYFGEILFIVGPSGSGKTTLLSVISGILRPDGGEVVIDGNSIWQMDNDALAAFRLARIGFVFQDFHLFGRLTTLENVAIPLILKGRDWNDALNEAKRYLEIVGLANRAQLPPIKLSGGEQQRVAIARAIVSQPDILILDEPTASLDGDTGHAIMEFVKVHILNDKRCIVIVTHDGRIFDMATRILDMEDGKLKGIERGEAR; encoded by the coding sequence ATGCCGCGCGTTGCCATTGCCGCAAAGGCGCTAGACAAATGGTTTGGCGAAGGGGAGGCCCGGACCAACGCGCTCAGGCAGGTCACCTTCGAGGCGTACTTCGGCGAGATCCTGTTTATCGTAGGCCCATCCGGCAGCGGCAAGACCACGCTGCTGAGCGTGATCTCCGGCATCCTGCGCCCGGACGGTGGCGAGGTGGTGATCGACGGCAACAGTATCTGGCAGATGGACAACGATGCGCTGGCGGCTTTCCGTCTCGCCAGGATCGGCTTCGTGTTCCAGGACTTCCACCTGTTCGGGCGCCTGACCACGCTGGAAAACGTGGCTATCCCGCTGATTCTCAAGGGCCGCGACTGGAACGATGCGCTGAACGAAGCCAAGCGCTACCTGGAAATCGTCGGGCTGGCCAACCGCGCCCAGTTGCCGCCGATCAAGCTCAGCGGCGGCGAGCAACAGCGCGTGGCCATCGCACGTGCCATTGTTAGCCAGCCCGACATCCTGATTCTCGACGAGCCCACGGCCTCGCTGGATGGCGACACCGGCCACGCCATCATGGAGTTCGTCAAGGTGCATATCCTTAATGACAAGCGCTGCATCGTGATCGTCACCCACGATGGCCGTATTTTCGACATGGCCACCCGCATCCTGGATATGGAAGATGGCAAGCTCAAGGGTATCGAGCGGGGGGAGGCGCGATGA